The genomic stretch AGGTTCAGTTGGCGTGGTTTGGCGGTCTTTCCGGCGTCCAGGCACGGCGCCTGGTGCCAGGCTCGGAAGCCATCGCCCAGGGTGTGGAAGACGAAGCGTTCCGGACCTATTTTATCGCCAACACCAGCACCGGCGTTGAGCCTGCGGAGCAACTTTCTGCGCTCGAAGACGAGCTGCGCGGCAAGACCTTCACCTTCGGCTCCAAGGGTTCGACCTCTGGTCGACTGATGCCGGAGTTCTACATTCGCGAGGCCTTTGAAGCAGCACCCGAAGAGTTTTTCTCCCGTGTGGGCTTCAGCGGAAACCACACCCGTACCCTGCGACTTGTTGAAGCCGGCACCTATCAGGTGGGCGCATTGAACTTTCAGGTCTGGGAGACTGAACTGGCCAACGGCAACGTGGATACAGACGCCGTTCAGGTGATCTGGAAAACGCCTACCTACCCTGACTACCAGTGGACCATTCGCGGCGACGTCAACGAGCGTTTCGGTGATGGCTTCAAGCAGCGGGTTACCGAGGCTCTGGTGAACATGGACGATCCTGAGCTGCTGAAAAGCTTCCCACGCTCCGGTTTCATCCCGGCGTCGAACGATGACTACGAGCCTATTCGCCAGACAGCAGAAGAGATCGGAATCCTCGATTGATGTCAGGCTTCGACCTAACGGGCCTGACGGCCTCTTTTGGTGGAGAGCGGGTTATCGGCCCGCTCTCCCTGAGGGTTAAGCAGGGCGAAAAGGTCGCCCTTGTGGGCAAGAGCGGTGCTGGCAAATCCACCCTCATACGCCTGATTCACGAGCGCGTTAATCGCGAGTCCTCCCTGGTGCCTCAGGATCTGGGCCTGGTCAATGCCCTGCCGGTGTTCCATAACGTGTTTATGGGACAGCTTGACAGGCATTCCACCTGGTACAGCACCGTTACGCTAATGCGACCGTTCGCCCGCGACCGTGCCGAGGTACGGGAATTACTGGTGGAGTTGGGCATGTCAGAGAAACTCTGGATGCCAACGGCGTCGCTTTCCGGCGGCCAGCGCCAGCGGGTTGCCATTGCCCGGGCACTGTATCGCAAGGCGCCCCTGCTGCTTGCAGACGAGCCGATCTCTGCCCTGGATGGCCCCACAGCCCAGGTGGTCATGGCGCTACTTAAAGAGCGATTTACCACCAGCGTGATCGCACTGCATGATGTCGAAATGGCCCTGAAATTCTGCAACCGGATTGTCGGAATCCAGGACGGACAGGTTGCCCTGGACGAGACCAGTGACCGCCTGCAGGCATCAGACATCATGTCGCTCTATTAGGGAACCGGCCAGTTCATGCTTTTTTCCCCGACGGTTCGCACCAGCCTGATTTTTATCGCCGTAGCGCTGATTTCGCTGCTGTTTGCCGATATTGCGATAACAACCTCAAACCCCTGGCAGGACCTTGGCAACTTTTTCCTGGGCGTCATCACGCCGGATTTCTTTACCAACGCAGGATTGACCACGGCTCTTCTGAGAACCCTCGCCTTTGCCTTTGTGGGGGTCGCGCTCGGCAGTGTGTGCGGATTCCTGCTCTCGCTGGTTTACCGATTCCTGCCGGTGCGGATTT from Marinobacter subterrani encodes the following:
- a CDS encoding putative selenate ABC transporter substrate-binding protein, with amino-acid sequence MALNLIRKLMISSLFCFAAGSASAETFVFTAIPDQDETKLVERFQGVADYLSNELGVDVRYVPVKSYAAAVSAFRNNQVQLAWFGGLSGVQARRLVPGSEAIAQGVEDEAFRTYFIANTSTGVEPAEQLSALEDELRGKTFTFGSKGSTSGRLMPEFYIREAFEAAPEEFFSRVGFSGNHTRTLRLVEAGTYQVGALNFQVWETELANGNVDTDAVQVIWKTPTYPDYQWTIRGDVNERFGDGFKQRVTEALVNMDDPELLKSFPRSGFIPASNDDYEPIRQTAEEIGILD
- a CDS encoding phosphonate ABC transporter ATP-binding protein is translated as MSGFDLTGLTASFGGERVIGPLSLRVKQGEKVALVGKSGAGKSTLIRLIHERVNRESSLVPQDLGLVNALPVFHNVFMGQLDRHSTWYSTVTLMRPFARDRAEVRELLVELGMSEKLWMPTASLSGGQRQRVAIARALYRKAPLLLADEPISALDGPTAQVVMALLKERFTTSVIALHDVEMALKFCNRIVGIQDGQVALDETSDRLQASDIMSLY